The following are from one region of the Flavimobilis soli genome:
- a CDS encoding DUF3060 domain-containing protein: protein MTRVSRRLSALAIAASLGIPGSAALATSAAAVPVPAAPVAASATTIDCSRGGVKLSRSFGTYRLKGACGKVTITGTGVTVSLKSVKTLSVRGSNAKVRVAKNVGKASVTGTGVNLKVGGSLGTLKMDASNASVTVKNNLKTARLEGAGTKLRAGKTSTLVVRGSGNHVKVTSLRSLRVVGANNYVKAAKGKAKTVKVSGTGNVIKVRTSR, encoded by the coding sequence GTGACTCGTGTGTCTCGCCGCCTGTCGGCGCTCGCCATCGCTGCTTCTCTCGGTATCCCGGGCTCCGCCGCTCTCGCGACGAGCGCTGCTGCGGTCCCGGTCCCGGCCGCTCCAGTCGCCGCGAGCGCGACGACCATCGACTGCAGCCGTGGCGGCGTGAAGCTGTCCCGGTCCTTCGGCACGTACCGGCTGAAGGGCGCGTGCGGCAAGGTCACGATCACGGGCACCGGGGTGACAGTCTCGCTGAAGTCCGTGAAGACGCTCAGCGTGAGGGGCAGCAACGCGAAGGTACGTGTCGCCAAGAACGTCGGCAAGGCGTCGGTCACCGGCACCGGCGTGAACCTCAAGGTCGGAGGTTCGCTCGGGACGCTCAAGATGGACGCGAGCAACGCGAGCGTCACCGTGAAGAACAACCTCAAGACGGCCCGCCTCGAAGGTGCGGGCACCAAGCTCCGTGCAGGCAAGACCTCGACGCTGGTCGTGCGCGGCAGCGGCAACCACGTGAAGGTGACCAGCCTGCGCAGCCTCCGAGTCGTCGGGGCGAACAACTACGTCAAGGCTGCCAAGGGCAAGGCGAAGACCGTGAAGGTCAGCGGGACCGGGAACGTCATCAAGGTGCGCACGTCGCGCTGA
- a CDS encoding PucR family transcriptional regulator, protein MSRATPAKDHADPATAATSPAAGVEEDEHLRRVRAGTGLLTKAALKQLDAELSWYRDLPAEDKSWIVLVVQSAIASFVAWYEEPTGVPSGVSEIFSAAPPELTQSISLQHTLQLVRVIVDVVEAYSDELAVPGAERDLREAVLRYSREVAFSAAEVYARAAEMRGAWDARLEALVVDALMRGESDDAVRSRVAALGWSGSAHVLVMVGTTTEQLDEVRAAELRRATRRVVDDSLVGIQANRIVLVLGGGPDLVESARSLVPRFGPGPVVLGPVVGGIGEAGRSATAALAGLAAAAAWPQAPRPVQADDLLPERVLIGDLSARRTLVDQAYTPLAASTGATLETLSAYLGTGRSLEAAARSLYVHPNTVRYRLRKVAELTGWDPLDARESFVLQVALALGELVRVDATHA, encoded by the coding sequence ATGAGCCGTGCCACCCCCGCGAAGGACCACGCCGATCCCGCGACGGCCGCGACCTCGCCCGCCGCGGGCGTCGAGGAGGACGAGCACCTTCGCCGTGTCCGCGCGGGGACCGGTCTGCTGACGAAGGCCGCGCTCAAGCAGCTCGACGCCGAGCTGTCCTGGTACCGCGACCTCCCGGCCGAGGACAAGTCGTGGATCGTGCTCGTCGTGCAGTCGGCGATCGCCTCGTTCGTCGCCTGGTACGAGGAGCCCACCGGTGTCCCGAGCGGCGTCTCCGAGATCTTCTCCGCGGCGCCGCCGGAGCTCACGCAGTCCATCTCCCTGCAGCACACGCTCCAGCTCGTGCGCGTGATCGTCGACGTCGTCGAGGCGTACTCCGACGAGCTCGCGGTGCCGGGCGCCGAGCGCGACCTGCGCGAGGCCGTCCTGCGGTACTCGCGCGAGGTGGCCTTCTCCGCAGCCGAGGTATACGCGCGCGCCGCCGAGATGCGCGGTGCGTGGGACGCGCGCCTCGAGGCGCTCGTCGTCGACGCGCTCATGCGCGGCGAGTCCGACGACGCGGTGCGCTCCCGCGTCGCAGCGCTCGGCTGGTCGGGGTCGGCGCACGTCCTGGTCATGGTCGGGACCACGACGGAGCAGCTCGACGAGGTGCGCGCAGCAGAGCTGCGCCGGGCGACGCGACGCGTCGTCGACGACTCGCTCGTCGGCATCCAGGCCAACCGCATCGTCCTCGTCCTCGGCGGCGGGCCCGACCTCGTCGAGTCGGCGCGGTCGCTCGTCCCGCGCTTCGGCCCCGGACCCGTCGTCCTCGGCCCGGTCGTCGGCGGGATCGGCGAGGCCGGCCGCTCGGCGACGGCGGCTCTCGCCGGACTCGCGGCCGCGGCCGCGTGGCCGCAGGCTCCGCGTCCGGTCCAGGCTGACGACCTGCTCCCCGAGCGTGTCCTCATCGGCGACCTGAGCGCTCGGCGCACGCTCGTCGACCAGGCGTACACGCCGCTCGCCGCGAGCACCGGTGCGACGCTCGAGACCCTCTCGGCGTACCTCGGCACCGGCCGCTCGCTCGAGGCGGCCGCACGCAGCCTCTACGTCCACCCGAACACGGTGCGGTACCGGCTGCGCAAGGTCGCGGAGCTGACCGGCTGGGACCCGCTCGACGCACGCGAGTCGTTCGTCCTGCAGGTCGCGCTCGCCCTCGGCGAGCTCGTCAGGGTCGACGCCACCCACGCGTGA
- a CDS encoding ABC transporter ATP-binding protein, whose product MLRLDHINRSFGDLRALDDVSFGVAPGRLTGFIGANGAGKTTTMRIILGVLAADSGTVTLDGAPLTPAERQTIGYMPEERGLYPKMKVVDQLVHLARLHGYDRTAARRNATDLIESLGLAERADEPLEKLSLGNQQRVQIAAALVHDPTILVLDEPFSGLDPIAVDVVVRALAERAAQGVPVLFSSHQLDVVERLCDDVVIIAGGKIQAEGSRDGLRDEFGGSRFEIATGGDIGWLRGVPGVEVVEFTGGDAVFDATPETAQAVLTDAVARSSVTRFGRLRPTLGEIFREITSEAAHAEQTSAQSIEETVR is encoded by the coding sequence GTGCTGAGGCTCGACCACATCAACCGAAGCTTCGGGGACCTGCGCGCGCTGGACGACGTGTCGTTCGGCGTCGCCCCGGGACGACTGACCGGGTTCATCGGTGCCAACGGCGCCGGCAAGACCACCACCATGCGTATCATCCTCGGCGTCCTCGCCGCGGACTCCGGTACCGTCACGCTCGACGGCGCACCCCTGACGCCCGCCGAGCGCCAGACGATCGGCTACATGCCCGAGGAGCGCGGCCTCTACCCGAAGATGAAGGTCGTCGACCAGCTCGTGCACCTCGCGCGCCTGCACGGCTACGACCGCACCGCCGCGCGTCGCAACGCGACCGACCTCATCGAGAGCCTCGGCCTCGCCGAGCGCGCGGACGAGCCGCTCGAGAAGCTGTCGCTCGGCAACCAGCAGCGCGTCCAGATCGCCGCCGCGCTCGTGCACGATCCGACGATCCTCGTCCTCGACGAGCCGTTCTCCGGGCTCGACCCCATCGCCGTCGACGTCGTCGTCCGCGCGCTCGCCGAGCGCGCTGCCCAGGGCGTGCCCGTGCTCTTCTCGTCGCACCAGCTCGACGTCGTCGAGCGGCTGTGCGACGACGTCGTCATCATCGCGGGCGGCAAGATCCAGGCCGAGGGCTCGCGCGACGGGCTGCGCGACGAGTTCGGGGGCAGCCGCTTCGAGATCGCGACGGGCGGGGACATCGGCTGGCTGCGCGGCGTCCCCGGCGTCGAGGTCGTCGAGTTCACCGGCGGCGACGCCGTCTTCGATGCGACGCCCGAGACCGCCCAGGCCGTCCTGACCGACGCCGTCGCCCGTTCGTCCGTCACCCGGTTCGGCAGGCTGCGCCCCACCCTCGGCGAGATCTTCCGAGAGATCACGAGCGAGGCCGCCCACGCCGAGCAGACGTCCGCCCAGAGCATCGAGGAGACCGTCCGATGA
- a CDS encoding SDR family NAD(P)-dependent oxidoreductase produces MSFRMQGARVLITGGAGGMGRIYAERALREGAAHVALWDRDGAALAATVAELSTAHPRATVAGTEVDLGDTRSIVDRAQDYLADGGAPQVLVNNAGIVRGALFWDHEVRDIEGTMQVNAVAPMVLTRELLPAMIASRRPARILNIASAAGTIANPRMSVYAASKWAMIGWSDSVRLELERTGNDHVRVTTFCPSYVSTGMFDGARGPLLTPILTPKTATDRAWQAMLAGRPVRATPWTVPLGRALRGVLPSRVWDVVADKGFRVYNTMDEFRGRSGAGPSPRS; encoded by the coding sequence ATGAGCTTCCGCATGCAGGGTGCCCGGGTGCTGATCACGGGCGGTGCTGGCGGCATGGGCCGCATCTATGCCGAGCGCGCGTTGCGCGAGGGTGCAGCGCACGTCGCGCTGTGGGACCGCGACGGTGCGGCGCTCGCCGCGACCGTCGCCGAGCTCTCGACGGCGCACCCGCGCGCCACGGTGGCCGGGACGGAGGTCGACCTCGGCGACACCCGGTCGATCGTCGACCGTGCGCAGGACTACCTCGCCGACGGCGGTGCCCCTCAGGTGCTCGTCAACAACGCGGGCATCGTGCGCGGCGCGCTGTTCTGGGACCACGAGGTCCGTGACATCGAGGGCACGATGCAGGTCAACGCGGTCGCGCCCATGGTCCTCACGCGCGAGCTGCTGCCCGCGATGATCGCGAGCCGCCGGCCAGCGCGCATCCTCAACATCGCCTCGGCCGCCGGAACGATCGCCAACCCGCGGATGAGCGTCTACGCCGCCTCGAAGTGGGCCATGATCGGCTGGTCGGACTCGGTGCGGCTCGAGCTCGAGCGCACCGGCAACGACCACGTGCGGGTCACGACGTTCTGCCCGAGCTACGTCTCGACCGGCATGTTCGACGGCGCCCGGGGTCCGCTGCTCACGCCGATCCTCACGCCGAAGACCGCGACGGACCGCGCCTGGCAGGCGATGCTCGCCGGGCGGCCGGTGCGCGCGACCCCGTGGACCGTCCCGCTCGGACGGGCGCTCCGCGGAGTGCTGCCCTCGCGCGTGTGGGACGTCGTCGCCGACAAGGGCTTCCGTGTCTACAACACGATGGACGAGTTCCGGGGGCGGTCCGGCGCGGGCCCGAGCCCGCGCTCCTGA
- the aceE gene encoding pyruvate dehydrogenase (acetyl-transferring), homodimeric type encodes MASHDETRPLINGLLSQVPDIDPAETGEWVEALDGLIDERGGPRARYVLLNLLKRARERNVAIPTSLNTPYVNTIGVHEEPYFPGDEVMERRYRSWIRWNAAVMVTRAQRPSVAVGGHISSYASVATLYEVGLNHFFRGKDHPGGGDQVYFQGHASPGVYARALLEGRLNEHQLDGFRQEMSHPGGGLPSYPHPRLAPELWEFPTVSMGLGPASAIYQAWTNRYLHERGIKDTSQQDVWAFLGDGEMDEPESRGMLQLAAQQQLDNLTFVVNCNLQRLDGPVRGNGKIIQELEAQFRGAGWNVIKVIWGREWDVLLNADKDRALVNLMNQTLDGDYQTFKANDGAYVREHFFGRDPRTKALVENMTDDEIWELKRGGHDYRKIYAAYSAARAHTGQPTVILAHTIKGYGLGSGFAGRNATHQMKKLKNEELKALRDSLHIPITDEEIDAEPYLPPYYNPGPEDPTIQYMLERRRALGGFVPERREKYEPLNLPGDKTYELLAKGSGQQEVATTMALVRLFKDLVRDKEIGKRIVPIIPDEARTFGLDSIFPTAKIFNTLGQNYRAVDSDLMLSYKESEAGQIMHTGINEAGSAAAFQAVGTSYATHGQPLIPFYFYYSMFGFQRTGDQFWAAGDQLTRGFLIGATAGRTTLTGEGLQHADGHSPLLAGTMSHVVHYDPAYGYEIRHIVRDGIERMYGEGDRDPNVIYYLTVYNEPMAQPAEPEDVDVEGILRGIHRIHQAQGEGPRAQILASGVGVLWALEAAKILAEDWGVQADVWSVTSWLELRRDGLAADEHNFLNPGAEKKVAYLTSKLQGAEGPFIATSDYDKLVTDQIRKWVPGDYEVLGADGFGFSDTRAAARRHFKIDGPSTAVRVLQSLAARGEVAADAPAQAIERYNLHDVRAGTSGTAGGDS; translated from the coding sequence GTGGCTTCGCACGACGAGACCCGACCGCTCATCAACGGTCTGCTCAGCCAGGTCCCGGACATCGACCCCGCCGAGACGGGTGAGTGGGTCGAGGCGCTGGACGGCCTGATCGACGAGCGCGGCGGACCCCGCGCCCGGTACGTCCTTCTCAACCTGCTCAAGCGAGCACGTGAGCGCAACGTCGCCATCCCGACGTCGCTCAACACCCCCTACGTCAACACCATCGGCGTCCACGAGGAGCCCTACTTCCCGGGCGACGAGGTCATGGAGCGCCGCTACCGCTCCTGGATCCGCTGGAACGCCGCCGTCATGGTGACGCGCGCGCAGCGCCCCTCGGTCGCGGTCGGCGGCCACATCTCCTCGTACGCGTCCGTCGCGACCCTCTACGAGGTCGGCCTCAACCACTTCTTCCGCGGCAAGGACCACCCGGGCGGCGGCGACCAGGTCTACTTCCAGGGCCACGCCTCCCCCGGCGTCTACGCTCGCGCGCTCCTCGAGGGCCGCCTGAACGAGCACCAGCTGGACGGCTTCCGCCAGGAGATGTCGCACCCGGGCGGCGGCCTGCCGTCCTACCCGCACCCGCGCCTCGCGCCCGAGCTGTGGGAGTTCCCGACGGTCTCGATGGGCCTCGGCCCCGCGTCGGCGATCTACCAGGCGTGGACCAACCGCTACCTGCACGAGCGCGGCATCAAGGACACGTCGCAGCAGGACGTGTGGGCGTTCCTCGGCGACGGCGAGATGGACGAGCCCGAGAGCCGCGGCATGCTGCAGCTCGCTGCCCAGCAGCAGCTCGACAACCTCACGTTCGTCGTCAACTGCAACCTGCAGCGCCTCGACGGCCCGGTCCGCGGCAACGGCAAGATCATCCAGGAGCTCGAGGCCCAGTTCCGCGGCGCCGGCTGGAACGTCATCAAGGTCATCTGGGGCCGTGAGTGGGACGTCCTGCTCAACGCCGACAAGGACCGCGCGCTCGTCAACCTCATGAACCAGACGCTCGACGGCGACTACCAGACGTTCAAGGCCAACGACGGCGCGTACGTCCGCGAGCACTTCTTCGGTCGCGACCCGCGCACCAAGGCGCTCGTCGAGAACATGACGGACGACGAGATCTGGGAGCTCAAGCGCGGCGGCCACGACTACCGCAAGATCTACGCGGCGTACTCCGCGGCGCGCGCCCACACGGGCCAACCGACGGTCATCCTCGCGCACACGATCAAGGGCTACGGCCTCGGCTCGGGCTTCGCCGGTCGCAACGCGACCCACCAGATGAAGAAGCTCAAGAACGAGGAGCTCAAGGCTCTCCGCGACTCGCTGCACATCCCGATCACCGACGAGGAGATCGACGCCGAGCCGTACCTGCCGCCGTACTACAACCCGGGACCCGAGGACCCGACGATCCAGTACATGCTCGAGCGCCGTCGCGCGCTCGGCGGGTTCGTCCCCGAGCGTCGCGAGAAGTACGAGCCGCTCAACCTCCCGGGCGACAAGACGTACGAGCTCCTCGCGAAGGGCTCCGGCCAGCAGGAGGTCGCCACGACGATGGCGCTCGTCCGGCTGTTCAAGGACCTCGTCAGGGACAAGGAGATCGGCAAGCGCATCGTGCCGATCATCCCCGACGAGGCCCGCACGTTCGGCCTCGACTCGATCTTCCCGACGGCGAAGATCTTCAACACGCTCGGGCAGAACTACCGCGCGGTCGACTCCGACCTCATGCTCTCCTACAAGGAGTCCGAGGCCGGCCAGATCATGCACACCGGCATCAACGAGGCCGGTTCCGCCGCCGCGTTCCAGGCGGTCGGCACGTCGTACGCGACGCACGGCCAGCCGCTCATCCCGTTCTACTTCTACTACTCGATGTTCGGGTTCCAGCGGACCGGCGACCAGTTCTGGGCCGCGGGCGACCAGCTCACGCGAGGCTTCCTCATCGGAGCCACGGCCGGCCGCACGACCCTCACGGGCGAAGGCCTCCAGCACGCTGACGGCCACTCGCCGCTGCTCGCCGGGACCATGTCGCACGTCGTCCACTACGACCCGGCCTACGGGTACGAGATCCGCCACATCGTGCGCGACGGCATCGAGCGCATGTACGGCGAGGGCGACCGCGACCCGAACGTCATCTACTACCTGACCGTCTACAACGAGCCGATGGCTCAGCCGGCAGAGCCGGAGGACGTGGACGTCGAGGGCATCCTGCGAGGGATCCACCGGATCCACCAGGCGCAGGGCGAGGGGCCGCGTGCCCAGATCCTCGCGTCCGGCGTGGGCGTGCTGTGGGCGCTCGAGGCCGCCAAGATCCTCGCCGAGGACTGGGGCGTCCAGGCGGACGTCTGGTCCGTGACGAGCTGGCTCGAGCTGCGCCGCGACGGCCTCGCCGCCGACGAGCACAACTTCCTCAACCCGGGAGCGGAGAAGAAGGTCGCGTACCTGACGTCCAAGCTCCAGGGTGCGGAGGGTCCGTTCATCGCGACGAGCGACTACGACAAGCTCGTGACCGACCAGATCCGCAAGTGGGTCCCGGGCGACTACGAGGTGCTGGGCGCGGACGGCTTCGGGTTCTCCGACACCCGCGCCGCAGCCCGCCGCCACTTCAAGATCGACGGTCCGTCGACGGCGGTGCGCGTGCTCCAGTCGCTCGCCGCTCGCGGCGAGGTCGCGGCCGACGCCCCCGCCCAGGCCATCGAGCGGTACAACCTGCACGACGTGCGCGCCGGTACGTCCGGCACGGCAGGTGGCGACTCCTGA
- a CDS encoding aldo/keto reductase: MDQQTPHRVLNNGVTIPQLGFGTYKVEPADAVRVVSEALEIGYRHVDTAQMYGNEREVGQAVRESGLPREDVFVTTKLNNNQLTYDDALASFDRSLDDLGLDFVDLFLIHWPLPTVSDFVPRWKALEEIYRSGRARAIGVSNFQENHLVRLMEETQIVPAVNQVEIHPYLVQDELRGFDAKHGIVTQAWSPLGRGAVLGDPTIAAIARRHGASPAQVIIRWHVQRGDVVFPKASSRARIEENFRALELHLADEDMTAITALDRGERTGSHPDTMAWIP; the protein is encoded by the coding sequence GTGGATCAGCAGACCCCGCACCGCGTCCTGAACAACGGCGTCACGATCCCGCAGCTCGGCTTCGGCACCTACAAGGTCGAGCCTGCGGACGCGGTCAGGGTCGTCAGCGAGGCCCTCGAGATCGGCTACCGGCACGTGGACACGGCCCAGATGTACGGCAACGAGCGCGAGGTCGGGCAGGCGGTCCGCGAGAGCGGTCTGCCGCGCGAGGACGTCTTCGTCACGACGAAGCTCAACAACAACCAGCTCACGTACGACGACGCGCTCGCGTCGTTCGACCGGTCGCTCGACGATCTCGGGCTCGACTTCGTCGACCTGTTCCTCATCCACTGGCCGCTGCCGACCGTGAGCGACTTCGTGCCCCGGTGGAAGGCGCTCGAGGAGATCTACCGCTCCGGCCGCGCGCGTGCGATCGGCGTCTCGAACTTCCAGGAGAACCACCTCGTGCGGCTCATGGAGGAGACGCAGATCGTGCCCGCCGTCAACCAGGTCGAGATCCATCCCTACCTGGTGCAGGACGAGCTGCGTGGGTTCGACGCGAAGCACGGCATCGTCACGCAGGCGTGGTCGCCGCTCGGCCGAGGAGCGGTCCTCGGCGACCCGACGATCGCGGCGATCGCGCGCCGCCACGGCGCATCACCTGCGCAGGTCATCATCCGCTGGCACGTGCAGCGCGGTGACGTCGTCTTCCCGAAGGCCTCGAGCCGCGCGCGGATCGAGGAGAACTTCCGCGCGCTGGAGCTGCACCTGGCGGACGAGGACATGACGGCGATCACGGCGCTCGACCGCGGCGAGCGCACGGGCTCGCACCCCGACACGATGGCGTGGATCCCGTGA
- a CDS encoding ABC transporter permease, producing MSTVHPNPPSSANAAVIVAEREIVSQVTSKSFIVSTIVTLVLVLGSIIASSFFADDAADALGPVDPSDKTKVAVVAATSQTVGDVPTLAPVVAASEDEARALVADESVEAAVLPGPEPSGLLVVTLTGTNDEIMRTLAVVPATEELEPAATTEGVRYLVSLAFGIVFMMIGAGSGGMIAQSTVSEKQTRVVEILLATVSARSLLAGKILGNTVLALGQAAAIAATAVLGLVITGQDELLGMLGAPILWFVAFLVVGFLLLAAIYAAGASLVSRVEDTGSVIMPAMMLTMIPYFLVVFLNENEVVMTILSYVPFSAPVGMPVRLFFGEAQWWEPLVAIVILLATAYAVTAVAARIYSGSLLRTGPRVSVRDALASSSREAV from the coding sequence ATGAGCACCGTGCACCCCAACCCGCCCAGCTCCGCGAACGCCGCGGTGATCGTCGCCGAGCGCGAGATCGTCAGCCAGGTGACGAGCAAGTCGTTCATCGTCTCGACGATCGTCACGCTCGTGCTGGTGCTCGGATCCATCATCGCGTCGAGCTTCTTCGCCGACGACGCGGCTGACGCCCTCGGCCCCGTCGACCCGTCCGACAAGACGAAGGTCGCGGTCGTCGCCGCGACCTCCCAGACGGTCGGCGACGTGCCGACGCTCGCGCCGGTCGTCGCCGCGTCCGAGGACGAAGCACGCGCCCTCGTCGCCGACGAGAGCGTCGAGGCGGCCGTCCTGCCCGGTCCCGAGCCGTCGGGCCTCCTCGTCGTCACCCTCACGGGGACCAACGACGAGATCATGAGGACGCTCGCGGTCGTGCCTGCGACCGAGGAGCTCGAGCCCGCGGCGACGACAGAGGGGGTGCGATACCTCGTCTCGCTCGCCTTCGGGATCGTCTTCATGATGATCGGGGCGGGCTCGGGCGGCATGATCGCGCAGTCCACCGTGTCTGAGAAGCAGACGCGCGTCGTCGAGATCCTGCTCGCGACCGTGTCGGCGCGCAGCCTGCTCGCCGGCAAGATCCTCGGCAACACGGTCCTGGCCCTGGGGCAGGCCGCCGCGATCGCGGCCACGGCAGTTCTCGGTCTCGTCATCACGGGCCAGGACGAGCTGCTCGGCATGCTCGGCGCGCCGATCCTGTGGTTCGTCGCGTTCCTCGTGGTCGGCTTCCTGCTGCTCGCTGCGATCTACGCGGCTGGTGCGTCGCTCGTCTCCCGGGTGGAGGACACGGGGTCGGTGATCATGCCCGCCATGATGCTCACGATGATCCCGTACTTCCTCGTGGTGTTCCTCAACGAGAACGAGGTCGTCATGACCATCCTGTCCTACGTCCCGTTCTCCGCCCCGGTCGGCATGCCGGTGCGTCTGTTCTTCGGCGAGGCGCAGTGGTGGGAGCCTCTCGTCGCGATCGTGATCCTGCTCGCGACGGCTTACGCGGTCACGGCCGTCGCGGCCCGGATCTACTCGGGCTCGCTCCTGCGGACCGGCCCGCGGGTGAGCGTGCGCGACGCACTCGCGTCGAGCTCGCGCGAGGCCGTGTGA
- a CDS encoding DUF3052 domain-containing protein, whose translation MATSTDPQDATSAAGAEKLGFDREMVVQEFGYDDDVDHDLRSAIEDITGTDLVDEDYDDVTDGVIVWYRDGEDDLTDLLVDVQTVLDDGGAIWVLTPKPGRDGHVGHNDIQEAASTAGLHVTSTFSIARDWSATKLGTRGRGR comes from the coding sequence GTGGCCACGAGCACGGACCCCCAGGACGCGACGAGCGCCGCGGGGGCGGAGAAGCTGGGATTCGACCGGGAGATGGTCGTCCAGGAGTTCGGGTACGACGACGACGTCGACCACGACCTGCGCTCGGCGATCGAGGACATCACGGGGACGGACCTGGTCGACGAGGACTACGACGACGTCACCGACGGTGTCATCGTCTGGTACCGCGACGGCGAGGACGACCTGACGGACCTTCTCGTCGACGTCCAGACGGTCCTCGACGACGGTGGCGCGATCTGGGTGCTGACGCCGAAGCCCGGTCGCGACGGTCACGTGGGCCACAACGACATCCAGGAGGCCGCGAGCACCGCGGGCCTGCACGTGACGAGCACCTTCTCGATCGCGCGCGACTGGTCGGCGACGAAGCTCGGCACGCGCGGCCGCGGCCGCTGA
- a CDS encoding peroxiredoxin, whose translation METVPLVVGDVAPDFTLQDTHGTPVTLSELRGGPVLVVFFPFAFSGICTGELCELRDNLAQFEDARVTLLAISCDPVFTLKAWAEQEGFGFDLLSDFWPHGEAAQAFGVFDDEHGLALRGSFLIDAEGVVRWAVVNPRGQRRDLDGYREALALL comes from the coding sequence ATGGAGACGGTGCCGCTCGTCGTCGGCGACGTCGCTCCCGACTTCACCCTGCAGGACACGCACGGCACTCCCGTGACTCTCTCGGAGCTGCGCGGCGGCCCCGTCCTGGTGGTGTTCTTCCCGTTCGCCTTCTCAGGGATCTGCACGGGTGAGCTGTGTGAGCTGCGCGACAACCTGGCGCAGTTCGAGGACGCCCGCGTCACCCTGCTCGCGATCTCGTGCGACCCGGTCTTCACGCTCAAGGCGTGGGCCGAGCAGGAGGGCTTCGGATTCGACCTGCTGTCGGACTTCTGGCCGCACGGCGAGGCCGCGCAGGCGTTCGGTGTGTTCGACGACGAGCACGGCCTCGCGCTGCGTGGCAGCTTCCTGATCGACGCCGAGGGCGTCGTGAGGTGGGCGGTCGTCAACCCGCGCGGGCAGCGCCGGGACCTCGACGGCTACCGTGAGGCGCTCGCGCTCCTGTGA
- a CDS encoding response regulator transcription factor, translating into MSEVRVLIVDDQALVREGIATILDAQPGVTVVGQAADGAAGVAEARRLDPDVVCMDVQMPDMDGLEATRLIVADPTVRAGVLILTTFQREDYLLAALRAGAAGFLLKNARPAQLAEAVRSVAAGDALLAPEMTRAVLERAVLGTAPPAQPAAAAPGRPREVASLTERELEVLDLMAQGLSNDEIAAQLFLGRATIKTHVSNVLAKLGLRDRVQAVVFAHEHGLVRR; encoded by the coding sequence ATGAGTGAGGTTCGCGTCCTGATCGTCGACGACCAGGCGCTCGTCCGCGAGGGCATCGCCACGATCCTCGACGCGCAGCCCGGGGTCACGGTGGTCGGGCAGGCCGCCGACGGCGCGGCGGGCGTGGCGGAGGCCCGTCGCCTGGACCCCGACGTCGTCTGCATGGACGTGCAGATGCCGGACATGGACGGCCTCGAGGCGACGCGGCTCATCGTCGCCGACCCGACCGTCCGTGCCGGCGTCCTCATCCTCACGACCTTCCAGCGCGAGGACTACCTCCTCGCGGCGCTGCGCGCGGGAGCCGCGGGCTTCCTCCTCAAGAACGCACGCCCGGCGCAGCTCGCCGAGGCCGTGCGGTCTGTCGCCGCGGGCGATGCTCTCCTCGCCCCCGAGATGACCCGCGCCGTCCTCGAGCGCGCCGTGCTCGGCACGGCTCCCCCGGCCCAGCCGGCCGCCGCCGCGCCTGGTCGCCCCCGTGAGGTCGCATCGCTCACCGAGCGCGAGCTCGAGGTGCTCGACCTCATGGCGCAGGGCCTGTCCAACGACGAGATCGCCGCCCAGCTCTTCCTCGGGCGCGCGACCATCAAGACGCACGTCTCCAACGTCCTCGCGAAGCTGGGGCTGCGCGACCGCGTGCAGGCCGTCGTCTTCGCGCACGAGCACGGCCTCGTCCGTCGCTGA